From Anopheles arabiensis isolate DONGOLA chromosome 3, AaraD3, whole genome shotgun sequence, a single genomic window includes:
- the LOC120902593 gene encoding uncharacterized protein LOC120902593: MTFRSIRLSYIAIWNIFLVLPIVTSDNDYISGYHRRLHPMTPVSWTSKDGHDTRDNLVKTINIFIEEQARRRFLEHLQRLQAAGSKSIPAPSYLGTGELSDEYRPTYTYQLPLNNQIDSSEPINFAVGPSDPRFYDQTTGLGRESDLDELGGALGDGGDGPSPYDSTERLGTGLNDGRSVLAPGGESVAAQKPIEDYRHPPPPPPIRPKIGKGTNGRKPFKNGTLTTLSTTASDRSSSNGVVQQPIEIGTGLGMYLIALIAGISAAITVALISIGFGWYTLHKRTKAAADVEYPAYGVTGPNRDSAAGIGVAAATAGDRKLAQNAQMYHYQHQKQQIIAMENTTRSAAHSEQPSEDENEEGDYTVYECPGLAPTGEMEVKNPLFLEDGPINGVSLQPSISGEGPAIGVVYLEKAVQPQAHNNSKKSGE; the protein is encoded by the exons GCTACCATCGTCGATTGCACCCGATGACCCCAGTGTCGTGGACATCAAAAG ATGGACATGATACGAGGGACAATCTGGTGAAAACGATCAACATTTTCATCGAGGAACAGGCGCGTCGCCGCTTTCTCGAGCATCTACAGCGACTGCAGGCGGCAGGAAGCAAAAGCATACCGGCCCCTTCGTATCTTGGCACGGGCGAACTGTCGGACGAGTATCGGCCAACGTACACGTACCAGTTGCCGCTAAACAATCAGATTGACTCAAGCGAACCGATTAACTTTGCCGTTGGTCCTAGCGATCCTCGATTCTACGACCAAACTACTGGCCTGGGCCGTGAATCGGACCTCGATGAGCTCGGCGGTGCGCTGGGTGACGGTGGCGATGGACCGTCTCCCTACGACAGCACGGAACGACTCGGAACTGGACTGAACGATGGTCGTTCCGTGTTGGCACCGGGCGGTGAAAGCGTCGCCGCCCAGAAGCCGATTGAGGACTACCgccatccaccaccaccacctccgatACGTCCCAAGATTGGAAAAGGTACGAACGGGCGCAAACCATTCAAGAATGGAACACTGACGACCCTATCTACTACCGCGTCGGATCGGAGCAGCTCCAACGGCGTCGTGCAGCAACCGATCGAGATCGGCACCGGATTGGGCATGTATCTTATTGCACTGATTGCTGGTATCAGTGCAGCCATTACGGTAGCCCTTATTTCGATAGGTTTCGGATGGTACAC ccttcacaaaaggaccaAAGCGGCAGCGGACGTTGAGTATCCGGCGTACGGTGTAACGGGACCAAACCGGGACTCGGCCGCAGGCATCGGAGTGGCAGCGGCCACCGCAGGCGATCGAAAGCTCGCACAGAATGCGCAAATGTACCACTACCAGCATCAGAAGcaacaaataatcgcaatGGAAAATACGACGCGCAGTGCGGCCCACTCGGAACAGCCGAGTGAGGATGAGAACGAGGAAGGTGACTACACCGTCTACGAATGTCCTGGGTTGGCACCG ACCGGTGAAATGGAGGTGAAGAATCCTCTCTTCTTGGAGGATGGGCCTATTAATGGTGTCTCCCTGCAGCCATCGATTAGCGGCGAAGGCCCAGCTATTGGGGTGGTATATTTGGAAAAAGCGGTACAGCCGCAGGCTCACAACAATTCGAAGAAATCG GGAGAATAA
- the LOC120903917 gene encoding probable cytochrome P450 303a1 isoform X2, producing the protein MWYFVALCVVLLLLWLHLDNLKPLNFPPGPKWYPIVGSALSIMNARNKTGMLCKAVEHIAQDYPDHRGVIGFKIGKDKAVMAINAESLKEMMNNEDFDGRPTGIFYETRTWGLRRGVLLTDEQFWQEQRRFIVRHLKEFGFARKGMTEIIQNEAAHIRKDFEELIAKGQGKATVQMQGAFSVYVLNTLWLMMAGVRYSKDNDDLRYLQALLHELFTNIDMMGALFSHFPYLRFVAPRLSGYRQFVEIHECMHKFIGAEVERHQKNFNPDDEPRDLMDVYLHTLQNNNAPSDSFSREQLLAVCLDMFIAGSETTTKTLDFSFLYIVRNPKVMRRIQEEIDDVIGRNRLPTLEDRASMPYSEATTLEGLRLFMSNTFGIPHRALKDTTLCGYHIPKDTMLVGMFRGMMLDENLWENPTQFNPERFLKDGKIHIPAQYHPFGVGKHRCMGELMAKSNLFLFLTTTLQSFDLLLPDGAPIPSDIPIDGATPSVRKYHVAIRARH; encoded by the exons ATGTGGTACTTTGTGGCACTTTGCGtagtgctgttgctgttatGGCTTCACCTGGATAACTTAAAGCCCCTCAATTTCCCGCCCGGTCCCAAGTGGTACCCGATCGTCGGGAGCGCTCTCTCGATCATGAACGCACGCAACAAAACCGGTATGCTGTGCAAAGCGGTCGAGCATATTGCCCAGGACTATCCCGACCACCGTGGTGTGATCGGCTTCAAAATAGGGAAGGATAAAGCGGTCATGGCGATCAATGCCGAGTCGCTGAAGGAGATGATGAACAACGAAGACTTTGACGGGCGGCCCACCGGGATATTCTACGAAACGCGCACCTGGGGTCTACGGCGCGGTGTGCTGCTAACGGACGAACAGTTTTGGCAGGAGCAGCGCCGTTTCATTGTGCGCCATCTGAAAGAGTTTGGGTTTGCGCGCAAGGGCATGACGGAAATCATTCAGAACGAAGCGGCTCACATACGCAAGGACTTTGAGGAGCTGATCGCGAAGGGCCAGGGTAAGGCGACGGTGCAGATGCAGGGAGCCTTTTCCGTCTACGTCCTGAACACGCTCTGGCTGATGATGGCGGGAGTTCGCTACAGTAAGGATAACGACGACCTAAGATATCTGCAAGCGCTTCTGCACGAGCTGTTCACCAACATTGACATGATGGGAGCGCTTTTTAGCCACTTCCCTTACCTTAGATTTGTGGCGCCCAGGCTTTCAGGCTATAGGCAATTTGTAGAAATACACGAGTGCATGCACAAGTTCATCGGTGCCGAGGTGGAGCGGCATCAGAAAAACTTCAACCCAGACGACGAACCGCGCGATCTGATGGATGTGTACCTGCACACGCTGCAAAACAATAATGCACCGTCGGACAGTTTCTCCCGCGAGCAGCTGCTGGCCGTTTGTTTGGATATGTTCATTGCCGGCTCGGAAACAACCACCAAAACGCTCGACTTTTCCTTTCTGTACATTGTGCGCAATCCGAAGGTGATGCGGCGGATTCAGGAAGAAATCGATGACGTCATTGGTCGCAATCGGCTACCAACTTTAGAGGACCGTGCAAG CATGCCGTACAGCGAAGCTACAACACTCGAAGGACTTAGACTGTTCATGTCGAATACGTTTGGTATTCCACATCGAGCACTCAAAGATACTACTCTGTGTGGTTACCACATTCCCAAG GACACCATGCTTGTGGGCATGTTCCGCGGCATGATGCTCGACGAGAACCTGTGGGAAAATCCGACCCAATTCAACCCCGAGCGTTTTCTCAAGGACGGAAAAATACACATACCGGCCCAGTACCACCCGTTCGGAGTCGGCAAACACCGGTGCATGGGTGAGCTGATGGCGAAAAGTAACCTTTTCCTGTTCCTGACCACAACGCTGCAGTCGTTTGATCTCTTGCTGCCGGATGGAGCACCCATACCGTCGGACATTCCGATTGACGGTGCAACGCCTAGCGTTCGGAAATATCATGTCGCCATACGGGCCAGGCACTAA
- the LOC120901388 gene encoding polypeptide N-acetylgalactosaminyltransferase 2, whose translation MRRNVKVFGLVSITWIVVVIYYFQGDYYHNDGNRALRLRSSKMKHSASEHYNGGGSEALTHRDDEHQSVLKSAAESNAAIVGSSSSSTSISNGHNLHSSNSNSIFSYNAPPMTWDYFDEASYIQKGGLQRGEDPYLRNRFNQQASDGLKSNRELPDTRNAMCRRSSWSDLSTIAHLPATSVIITFHNEARSTLLRTVVSVLNRSPERLIHEIILVDDYSDFPEDGQELAKIQKVRLIRNSKREGLVRSRVTGAAAATAKVLTFLDSHCECNVNWLEPLLARVAEDPTRVVCPVIDVISMDTFQYIGASADLRGGFDWNLVFKWEYLSNAERKARQRDPTAPIRTPMIAGGLFVIDKAYFERLGTYDTQMDIWGGENLEISFRVWQCGGSLEIIPCSRVGHVFRKRHPYTFPGGGSGNIFAKNTRRAAEVWMDEYKKYYYAAVPLATNIPFGDIDDRLQLRKELQCKPFRWYLEHVYPQLGIPERRNNGSIRQGVYCLDSLGNVAGAVVGLYSCHGNGGNQNWILNRKGELKHHDLCLTLVKFTISARYNSVLMKYCDDSENQQWHLKDGGLIQHRKINVCLDSRHMKERGITAERCNSALESQHWKVVTEVQ comes from the coding sequence ATGAGACGAAATGTGAAAGTGTTCGGACTCGTTTCCATCACCTGGATTGTGGTGGTGATCTACTATTTCCAGGGCGACTACTATCACAATGACGGGAATCGTGCGCTGCGTTTGCGCAGCAGTAAAATGAAGCACTCCGCCTCGGAACACTATAATGGTGGAGGTAGCGAGGCACTAACGCATCGCGACGACGAACATCAAAGCGTGTTGAAGAGTGCGGCAGAAAGTAATGCTGCCATCgtcggcagcagtagcagcagcaccagtatCAGCAACGGCCACAATCTTCATAGCAGCAATAGCAATAGCATCTTTAGCTACAATGCACCACCCATGACCTGGGACTATTTTGATGAGGCCAGCTACATACAGAAGGGCGGTCTGCAACGGGGTGAAGATCCGTACTTAAGGAACCGTTTCAATCAGCAGGCGAGCGATGGGTTGAAGAGCAACCGCGAGCTGCCGGACACTCGCAATGCCATGTGCCGCCGTTCAAGCTGGTCGGATCTCAGTACCATCGCGCATCTGCCAGCAACCAGTGTGATCATTACGTTCCACAATGAAGCTCGCAGCACATTGCTACGAACGGTGGTCAGTGTGCTCAACCGCTCGCCCGAAAGACTGATCCACGAGATAATTCTTGTGGATGACTATTCCGACTTTCCCGAGGATGGGCAGGAGTTGGCCAAGATTCAGAAGGTGCGCTTGATAAGAAATAGCAAACGCGAGGGATTGGTACGATCACGGGTTACAGGGGCTGCCGCCGCTACGGCTAAGGTGCTCACCTTCCTCGACAGTCACTGTGAGTGTAATGTGAACTGGCTCGAACCGCTGCTGGCACGTGTAGCGGAAGATCCAACACGTGTCGTGTGCCCGGTTATCGATGTGATCAGCATGGATACGTTCCAGTATATAGGCGCTTCGGCCGATCTGCGCGGCGGCTTTGATTGGAATTTAGTGTTCAAGTGGGAATATCTGAGCAATGCCGAACGTAAAGCGAGACAGCGCGATCCTACGGCGCCAATACGCACGCCCATGATTGCGGGTGGACTGTTCGTGATCGATAAGGCATACTTCGAGCGTCTCGGCACCTACGACACGCAGATGGACATCTGGGGCGGTGAAAATCTAGAAATCAGCTTCCGCGTTTGGCAGTGTGGCGGCTCGCTGGAAATCATACCCTGCAGCCGGGTGGGGCACGTGTTCCGCAAGCGCCATCCCTACACGTTCCCCGGTGGGGGGAGTGGCAACATTTTTGCCAAAAACACTCGCCGCGCAGCAGAAGTGTGGATGGACGAGTACAAGAAGTACTACTACGCGGCCGTTCCGCTCGCTACTAACATTCCGTTCGGTGACATCGACGATCGATTGCAGCTGCGAAAGGAACTGCAATGTAAGCCATTCCGATGGTATCTGGAACACGTGTATCCTCAGCTAGGCATACCGGAACGCCGCAACAATGGCAGCATCCGGCAAGGCGTGTACTGTCTGGACAGCCTGGGCAATGTGGCCGGTGCGGTGGTCGGACTGTACAGCTGTCACGGCAACGGTGGCAATCAGAACTGGATACTTAATAGAAAGGGGGAGCTCAAGCATCACGATCTCTGCCTAACGCTGGTTAAGTTCACGATCAGCGCACGGTACAACAGCGTGCTGATGAAGTACTGCGACGATTCGGAGAACCAGCAGTGGCACCTGAAGGACGGGGGACTGATACAGCACAGAAAGATTAATGTATGTTTAGATTCGCGACACATGAAGGAAAGGGGCATCACGGCGGAACGGTGCAACTCCGCACTCGAATCACAGCACTGGAAGGTTGTTACGGAGGTGCAATAA
- the LOC120903917 gene encoding probable cytochrome P450 303a1 isoform X1: MLSVSEMKSLFLICFHPRSGNSGTPPDHPAMWYFVALCVVLLLLWLHLDNLKPLNFPPGPKWYPIVGSALSIMNARNKTGMLCKAVEHIAQDYPDHRGVIGFKIGKDKAVMAINAESLKEMMNNEDFDGRPTGIFYETRTWGLRRGVLLTDEQFWQEQRRFIVRHLKEFGFARKGMTEIIQNEAAHIRKDFEELIAKGQGKATVQMQGAFSVYVLNTLWLMMAGVRYSKDNDDLRYLQALLHELFTNIDMMGALFSHFPYLRFVAPRLSGYRQFVEIHECMHKFIGAEVERHQKNFNPDDEPRDLMDVYLHTLQNNNAPSDSFSREQLLAVCLDMFIAGSETTTKTLDFSFLYIVRNPKVMRRIQEEIDDVIGRNRLPTLEDRASMPYSEATTLEGLRLFMSNTFGIPHRALKDTTLCGYHIPKDTMLVGMFRGMMLDENLWENPTQFNPERFLKDGKIHIPAQYHPFGVGKHRCMGELMAKSNLFLFLTTTLQSFDLLLPDGAPIPSDIPIDGATPSVRKYHVAIRARH; this comes from the exons ATGCTTTCTGTATCAGAAATGAAAAGCTTGTTTCTTATCTGCTTTCACCCCCGTAGTGGTAACAGCGGAACACCCCCGGATCACCCAGCAATGTGGTACTTTGTGGCACTTTGCGtagtgctgttgctgttatGGCTTCACCTGGATAACTTAAAGCCCCTCAATTTCCCGCCCGGTCCCAAGTGGTACCCGATCGTCGGGAGCGCTCTCTCGATCATGAACGCACGCAACAAAACCGGTATGCTGTGCAAAGCGGTCGAGCATATTGCCCAGGACTATCCCGACCACCGTGGTGTGATCGGCTTCAAAATAGGGAAGGATAAAGCGGTCATGGCGATCAATGCCGAGTCGCTGAAGGAGATGATGAACAACGAAGACTTTGACGGGCGGCCCACCGGGATATTCTACGAAACGCGCACCTGGGGTCTACGGCGCGGTGTGCTGCTAACGGACGAACAGTTTTGGCAGGAGCAGCGCCGTTTCATTGTGCGCCATCTGAAAGAGTTTGGGTTTGCGCGCAAGGGCATGACGGAAATCATTCAGAACGAAGCGGCTCACATACGCAAGGACTTTGAGGAGCTGATCGCGAAGGGCCAGGGTAAGGCGACGGTGCAGATGCAGGGAGCCTTTTCCGTCTACGTCCTGAACACGCTCTGGCTGATGATGGCGGGAGTTCGCTACAGTAAGGATAACGACGACCTAAGATATCTGCAAGCGCTTCTGCACGAGCTGTTCACCAACATTGACATGATGGGAGCGCTTTTTAGCCACTTCCCTTACCTTAGATTTGTGGCGCCCAGGCTTTCAGGCTATAGGCAATTTGTAGAAATACACGAGTGCATGCACAAGTTCATCGGTGCCGAGGTGGAGCGGCATCAGAAAAACTTCAACCCAGACGACGAACCGCGCGATCTGATGGATGTGTACCTGCACACGCTGCAAAACAATAATGCACCGTCGGACAGTTTCTCCCGCGAGCAGCTGCTGGCCGTTTGTTTGGATATGTTCATTGCCGGCTCGGAAACAACCACCAAAACGCTCGACTTTTCCTTTCTGTACATTGTGCGCAATCCGAAGGTGATGCGGCGGATTCAGGAAGAAATCGATGACGTCATTGGTCGCAATCGGCTACCAACTTTAGAGGACCGTGCAAG CATGCCGTACAGCGAAGCTACAACACTCGAAGGACTTAGACTGTTCATGTCGAATACGTTTGGTATTCCACATCGAGCACTCAAAGATACTACTCTGTGTGGTTACCACATTCCCAAG GACACCATGCTTGTGGGCATGTTCCGCGGCATGATGCTCGACGAGAACCTGTGGGAAAATCCGACCCAATTCAACCCCGAGCGTTTTCTCAAGGACGGAAAAATACACATACCGGCCCAGTACCACCCGTTCGGAGTCGGCAAACACCGGTGCATGGGTGAGCTGATGGCGAAAAGTAACCTTTTCCTGTTCCTGACCACAACGCTGCAGTCGTTTGATCTCTTGCTGCCGGATGGAGCACCCATACCGTCGGACATTCCGATTGACGGTGCAACGCCTAGCGTTCGGAAATATCATGTCGCCATACGGGCCAGGCACTAA